From the Halomonas sp. MCCC 1A13316 genome, the window AACATGCCGATGCGCGACGGCAGCGACTTGAGGAACCAGATGTGGGCAACCGGCGAGGCCAGCTCGATATGGCCCATGCGCTCGCGACGCACCGCCGCCTTGGTCACCTCGACGCCACACTTCTCGCAAATGATGCCGCGGTGCTTCATGCGCTTGTACTTGCCGCACAGGCACTCGTAGTCCTTGACCGGACCGAAGATCTTGGCACAGAACAAGCCGTCCCGCTCCGGCTTGAAGGTGCGGTAGTTGATGGTCTCGGGCTTCTTGACTTCGCCGTAGGACCAGGAGCGAATCATGTCCGGCGAGGCGAGCGAGATCTTGATCGCGTCGAACTCTTCGGACTGTGACTGCGATTTGAGGACTTTCACCAAATCTTTCATGGAATCGGCTCCTAGCTCTCTAACTCGATATCGATGCCCAGCGAACGGATTTCCTTCACCAGTACGTTGAAGGATTCCGGCATGCCGGCATGCATGGTGTGGTCGCCGTCGACAATGCTCTTGTACATCTTGGTGCGACCTTCCACGTCGTCGGATTTCACCGTGAGCATCTCCTGGAGCGTGTAGGCTGCGCCGTAGGCTTCCAGCGCCCACACCTCCATCTCGCCGAAGCGCTGGCCACCGAACTGCGCCTTGCCGCCCAGCGGCTGCTGGGTAACGAGCGAGTAGGAGCCAGTGGATCGGGCGTGCATCTTGTCGTCCACCAGGTGGTTGAGCTTGAGCATGTACATGTAGCCCACCGTCACCGGCCGGTCGAAGGCATCACCGGTACGCCCGTCATACAGCGCCATCTGACCGGAGTCCGGCAGGTCGGCCAGGCGCAGCAGGTGCTTGATCTCACCCTCGGCGGCGCCATCGAACACCGGCGATGCCATCGGCACGCCGCCGCGCAGGTTCTTGGCCAGGGCGATGACTTCGTCGTCGCTCAGCGAGTCCAGATCCTCCTGACGGGTACCCTCGGTGTTGTAGATCTTGCCGAGGAACTCGCGAATCTCGCCCACCTGCTGGGCACGTGCGTCGCGCAGCAGGGCATCGATCTTGACGCCGAGACCCTGAGCGGCGAGCCCCAGGTGGGTCTCGAGAATCTGACCCACGTTCATACGTGACGGCACACCCAAGGGGTTCAAGACGATATCGACCGATACGCCATTGTCGTCGAAGGGCATATCCTCGACCGGCATGATCGCCGAAATGACGCCCTTGTTACCGTGGCGGCCGGCCATCTTGTCACCCGGCTGGATGCGACGCTTGACCGCCATGTAGACCTTGACGATCTTGAGCACGCCCGGTGCCAGGTCGTCGCCCTGGGTCAGCTTGCGCTTCTTGTCCTCGAAGCGCTCCTCCATCTCCTTGCGACGGTTCTCGAGCTGCTCGTCGGCCTGGGCCAGCAGCTCGTTGAGCGACTCGTCCTGCAGACGCAGCTTGAACCACTGCTGACGCGGCAGTTCCTCGAGGTAGCTGTCGGAGAGCACGTCGCCCTTCTTCAACTTGGGCCCGCCATTGACCGGCTGCCCAGCGAGCGTGCGCTTGAGACGCTCGAAAGTGGCATCCTCGGCGATGCGGTAGGTCTCCTGGAGGTCCTTGCGCACCTCGTCGAGCTGCATCTGCTCGATGGCCAGTGCCCTTGAGTCCTTCTCCACGCCGTCGCGGGTGAACACCTGGACGTCGATGACCGTACCCTTCATCCCGGTCGGCGCACGCAGCGAGGTGTCCTTCACGTCGGAGGCCTTCTCGCCGAAGATCGCCCGCAGCAGCTTCTCTTCAGGGGTCAGCTGGGTCTCGCCCTTCGGCGTGACCTTGCCCACCAGGATGTCACCCGGGCCCACTTCGGCACCGATGTAGACCACACCGGCCTCGTCGAGCTTTGAGAGCGCCGACTCACCGACATTGGGGATGTCGGAGGTGATCTCCTCCGGACCCAGCTTGGTGTCGCGCGAGACGCAGGTCAGCTCCTGAATGTGGATGGTGGTGAAGCGATCCTCCTGCACCACGCGCTCCGACAGCAGGATCGAGTCCTCGAAGTTGTAGCCGTTCCAGGGCATGAAGGCGATGCGCATGTTCTGGCCCAGGGCCAGGTCGCCCATGTCGACGGACGGGCCGTCGGCAAGGATATCGCCACGCGCCACCACGTCCCCCGGACGCACGATGGGACGCTGGTTCATGCAGGTGTTCTGGTTGGAGCGGACGTACTTGGTGAGGTTGTAGATATCGACGCCGGCCTCGCCGCCGATGATCTCGTCCTCGTTGATCCGTACTACGATGCGCTTGGCATCGACCGAGTCGATCACGCCGCCACGACGCGCTACGGCACATACGCCGGAATCGCGCGCAACGAAGCGCTCCATGCCGGTGCCGACCAGCGGCTTCTCGGCACGCAGGGTGGGCACCGCCTGACGCTGCATGTTCGAGCCCATCAGGGCGCGGTTGGCATCATCGTGCTCGAGGAACGGGATCAATGCCGCCGCCACGGAGACCACCTGCCGCGGAGAGACGTCCATCAGCGTGACCTGCTCGGGGCGCATGAAGGTGGTTTCGCCCTTGTGTCGCACCTGTACCAGATCGTCGACCAGCTTATTGGACTCGTCCACGGTGGCCGAGGCCTGGGCGATGATGAAGTCGCCCTCCTCGATGGCGGAGAGGTGCACGACCTCGTCGGTCACCTGACGATCCACCACCTTGCGGTACGGCGTCTCGAGGAAGCCGTAGCTGTTGGTGTGGCTGTAGGTGGCCAGCGAGTTGATCAGGCCGATGTTCGGGCCTTCCGGCGTCTCGATCGGACACAGGCGGCCGTAGTGCGTGGCATGAACGTCGCGCACCTCGAAGCCGGCCCGCTCGCGCGTCAGACCACCCGGGCCGAGCGCGGAGACACGGCGCTTGTGGGTGACCTCGGAGAGCGGGTTGTTCTGGTCCATGAACTGCGACAGCTGGCTCGAACCGAAGAACTCCTTGACCGCCGCAGCCACCGGCTTGGCGTTGATCAGATCCTGCGGCATCAGGCCTTCGCTCTCGGCCATGGAGAGGCGTTCCTTGACCGCGCGTTCAACGCGCACCAGGCCCACGCGGAACTGGTTCTCGGCCATCTCGCCGACGCAGCGAATGCGACGGTTGCCCAAGTGATCGATATCGTCGACTTCACCGAAGCCGTTACGGATGTAGATCAGCTCCTTGAGCACATCGAGGATGTCGCGATTGTCGAGCACTCCGGAACCGGTGTCGCCTTCACGACGCAGACGGCGATTGAACTTCATGCGACCGACGCCGGAGAGATCGTAGCGGTCCTCGGTGAAGAACAGGTTGTGGAACAGCGTCTCGGCGGCTTCCTTGGTGGGCGGCTCGCCGGGACGCATCATGCGGTAGATCTCGACCAGCGCCTCGAGCTGCGAACCGGTGGTGTCCAGACGCAGGGTCTCGGAGACGAACGGGCCGCAGTCGAGGTCGTTGGTGTACAGGGTCTCGACTTTCGTGATTCCGGCCTGACCGATTTTCTCCAGCAACTCGGCCGTGATCACGCTGTTGCAGGGGCAGATCAGTTCGCCGGTGTTCGAATCGACCTGATCCTTGGCCAGGGTCTTGCCGAACAGATAGTCCATCGGCACCTCGAGACGCTCGAGGCCGGCCTTCTCCAGTTGACGAATATGCTTCTGGGTGATGCGACGCCCTTCCTCGACGATCAGGTTGCCATCGGCATCCTTGATATCGAAGGTGGCGGTCTCGCCGCGCAGGCGTGACGGCACCAGTTCCACAGAGAAACCACTCTTCTCGATGTGGAAGGTGCTGGTATCGAAGAACTCACCGAGGATCTCCTCGGCGCTCATGCCCAGCGCGCGCAGCAGCACCGTGGCCGGCAGCTTGCGGCGACGATCGATGCGCACGAAGACGTTGTCCTTGGGATCGAACTCGAAGTCGAGCCAGGAACCGCGGTAGGGAATTACGCGAGCAGAGTAAAGCAGCTTGCCTGAGGAGTGGCTCTTGCCCTTGTCGTGATCAAAGAACACGCCCGGCGATCGATGCAGCTGAGAGACGATGACCCGCTCGGTGCCGTTGACCACGAAGGTGCCGTTCTCGGTCATCAGGGGGATCTCCCCCATATAGACTTCCTGCTCCTTGATGTCCTTGATGGCCTTGTTCGAAGAGTCGCGATCATAGATGATCAAGCGAACCTTGACCCGCAGGGGAGCGGAGTAGGTGACGCCACGCAGCTGACACTCCTTGACGTCGAACGCCGGGGTGCCGAAGCGGTAGCTGACATACTCGAGCGCGGCGTTGCCGGAGAAGCTCTCGATCGGGAATACGGACTTGAAGGCCGCATGCAGCCCTACCTCGAGACGCTCATCGGCCGAGCGGTCCTGCTGGAGGAAGTCGTAGTAGGAATCAAGCTGGATCGCCAGCAGGTAGGGCACATCCATCACTTGGGGCAGTTTGCCGAAATCCTTGCGGATGCGTTTTTTCTCAGTGTATGAGTAAGCCATCTGTATTCCCCAGCTTGTTCACCATGGGTGACCGATGCGTGGTCGGCGCCGCCCGACGGGCTTCCCCGTCAGGCGCTGACGGCAAGCTCCACAAGGGATAGCTCGCCGTCGGGATTCTGCTAGCGACGCTGTTTCAGCACGGCGCTAGTGCAACAGAAAAAGGCCGGCAGCGGGAAGGCCCGCCACCAGCCATGGAAGCTTACGCAGCGCGTGAAGCCATGGAAACCAAGAGCTTACTTGAGTTCCACGGTTGCGCCAGCTTCTTCCAGCTTCTTCTTGGCCGCTTCGGCCTCTTCCTTGGGCATGGCTTCCTTGATGGTTGCCGGAGCGCCGTCGACGGCACCTTTGGCTTCCTTCAGGCCCAGGCCGGTGAGCTCGCGAACAGCCTTGATCACGTTGACCTTCTTTTCGCCAGCGCTGGTCAGCACCAGGTCGAACTCGGTCTGCTCTTCGACAGCAGCGGCGTCACCGCCAGCGCCCGGGCCGGCCACGACGGCAGCAGCGGCAGAAACGCCGAACTTCTCTTCCATCGCTTCGATCAGCTCGACGACTTCCATGACGGACATGTCGGCGACGGCGTTGATGATGTCTTCTTTGGTCAGTGCCATTTCGGTATTCCTAACTTTGCGGGAGCCTCGGCGCACCGAGCGCTCTGTTCAGTGTTCGATTCAGGCTGCAGCAATGAGTTCGCCTATCAGGCGGCCTCTTCCTGCTTCTGGTCGCGCAGAGCGGCCAGGGTACGAACCAGCTTGCCGGCGGATGCCTCCTTCATGACGGACATCAGCTTGGCGATGGCCTCGTCATAAGTCGGCAGGGTTGCCAGACGGTCAATGTCGCTTGCCGGAATCAGCTCGCCTTCGTAGGCCAGCGCCTTGACTTCGAAATTCTGGTCCTGCTTGGCAAAATCCTTGAACAGACGAGCAGCAGCGCCCGGATGATCGGTGGAAAACGCCAGCAGAGTCGGACCAACGAAGCTCTCGTTCAGACACTCCCACTGAGTGCCGGAGAGGGCGCGGCGTGCCAGGGTGTTGCGGACAACACGCAGCTGGACACCATTCTCGCGCGCCTGCTTACGCAGACCGGTCATCTTTTCGACCGTGACGCCACGAGAATCGGCAACTACGACGGAGAGTGCGCTCTTGGCAGCTTCACTGACCTCGGCAACGATCGCCTTCTTGCCTTCGAGTGCTAGTGGCACAGTGATCACTCCTTCGTGCCGGAGCCGCTTTCAGCAGGCCCCGGAGGTTACCATCTCTTCCGCCGACACAAGGTAGCGGCGGAAGTCCTGGGTGATGGTGCTCACCAGCGTTCTGGCGGCCACACCATCTGCGCAGGCACCCCTGGGGGGAGATTAAGCCGCCCACTCGAAAGAGTGGCGGCACCTGCGGTCTTTGACGGCGCCCCTCGCGCCCTGCAGACAAGGACCCTCGGGGACCGCAAAGTTCTTGCTACGCTTCGCTCTGCGCCCGCCTTAGGCGAAGGCAGAGTGATCGAGGGTCACGCCCGGGCCCATGGTAGTGGACAGAGTGACCTTCTTGAAGTAGATGCCCTTGGATGTGCTCGGCTTGAGACGCTTGAGGTCGGCGACCAGTGCTTCCAGGTTGCCCCGGATGGCATCGGCATCGAAATCGACCTTGCCCAGGGTGGTATGGATGATGCCGTTCTTGTCGGTACGAAAACGCACCTGGCCGGCCTTGGCGTTCTTGACCGCCGTGGCCACGTCCGGCGTTACGGTGCCGACCTTGGGGTTCGGCATCAGGCCGCGCGGACCGAGGATCTGGCCCAGCTGGCCGACGACGCGCATGGCATCCGGCGAAGCGATGACCACGTCGAAGTCGAGCTGGCCTTTCTTGACCTGCTCGGCCAGGTCGTCCATGCCGACGATGTCGGCACCGGCTTCCTTGGCAGCATCGGCGTTGGCACCCTGGGTGAACACGGCGACGCGCACGTCCTTGCCGGTTCCGTTGGGCATCACGGTGGCGCCACGCACCACCTGATCGGATTTACGCGGATCGACGCCAAGGTTGATGGCGACGTCCAGCGACTCCTTGAACTTGACGGTGGAGAGCTCGGCGAGCAGGGCCACGGCTTCTTCCAGGCTGTAAGCCTTGGAGGCGTCGACTTTCTCGCGAATCATCTGGGCACGTTTGGACAGCTTGGCCATGATCAGAGACCCTCCACGTTGAGGCCCATGCTACGGGCGCTACCGGCAATGGTACGCACCGCGGCGTCGAGATCGGCAGCCGTCAGATCCGGCTCCTTGGTCTTGGCGATCTCCTCGAGCTGCTCGCGGGTCACGGTACCGACCTTCTTCTTGTTCGGCTCACCGGAGCCGGACTTGATGCCAGCGGCTTTCTTCAGCAGGACGGCTGCGGGCGGCGTCTTGGTGATGAAGGTGAAGCTACGATCCGAATAGACGGTGATCACCACGGGAGTCGGCAGACCCGGCTCGATGTCCTGGGTCGCAGCGTTGAACGCCTTGCAGAACTCCATGATGTTGACGCCGTGCTGACCCAGCGCAGGGCCCACGGGGGGACTCGGGTTGGCCTTACCAGCTGCAACCTGCAGCTTGATGTAAGCCTGTACTTTCTTGGCCATGATGTACTCCAGTTGGGTAATAGCGCCTTTCGGCTCCCCGGGTTAAACGGCCACCTGAGCGACCGCACAGCAAATCATCGATTGAGAAAAATCACTCTTTCTCGACCTGCGAAAACTCCAGCTCGACCGGTGTCGCCCTACCGAAGATCAGCACGCTGACCTGCAGGCGACTCTTGTCGTAGTTGACCTCTTCGACCACGCCATTGAAGTCGGCAAAGGGACCATCGACGACGCGCACGGACTGGCCCGGCTCGAACATGGTCTTGGGCCGCGGCTTGTCGGTGCCGTCCTGTACCCGACGCAGGATGGCATCGGCCTCTTTCTGGGTGATCGGCGCCGGCTTCTCCTTGGTACCACCGATGAAGCCCATGACACGCGGCGTCTCGTTGACCAAGTGCCAGGTGGCGTCGTCCATCTCCATCTCGACCAGCACGTAGCCGGGATAGAACTTGCGCTCGCTCTTGCGGCGCTTGCCGTCACGCACCTCGACGACCTCTTCGGTCGGCACCAGGATCTCGCCGAAGCTATCCTCCATGCCGTACATCTTCACACGCTCCCTGAGAGAACGCATGACATGCTTCTCGAAGCCGGAATAGGCGTGCACGACGTACCAACGCTTGGACATGAAAACTCCTAACCGATGACGCCGGACATCGCCCAGCTAAGTAGGGTGTCGATCAGCCACAGCATCAGCCCTACGACCAGCACGGCAACCAGCACGATGGCGGTCGTCTGAACGGTCTCGGGTCGGGTCGGCCACACCACGCGCTGAATCTCTTTCTTGGCGTTCTTGGCCAACTCGGCGAGATCCCGCCCCTTGCCGGTTGTCAGCGCCAGGGCTCCAGCTGCTGCACAGAGCACGACGACGCCAAGCACGCGATAGAGAAGCGCCTGGTCGGCATAGTAGGTATTGCCCACCACCGCCAGCACTAGCAGCAAGACGACAACCGCCCACTTGAGCCCGTCGTGGCGCGACTCCTGCACCTCGGCGTTGTGTTTCATGAAAACGAGACTCCTCAGGGTGCGGCAATCGAGTATGTTCGTATGAAGAATGCCAACCTGGGGAAGGTTGGCAGGCCAGGAGGGAATCGAACCCCCAACCTGCGGTTTTGGAGACCGCTGCTCTGCCAATTGAGCTACTGGCCTGTACCTGGTATGCAGCACCTCTTGCAGGCAAGCATGCACAACAGCGGGCGCCATGATAGCGAATGACTCGCCGACTGGCAACCCTTCCCGGCACAACATTGCCGCGAAGAAAGGAAAGGCGAGCCATTGCTCGCCTTTCGTATTGGAGCTCATGGACGGATTTGAACCGTCGACCTCACCCTTACCAAGGGTGTGCTCTACCCCTGAGCTACATGAGCGCAACCCTTCGGTACCCCTGCCTCAGCAAGCAAGAACACCTGGAGCGGGCAGCGGGAATCGAACCCGCACCATCAGCTTGGAAGGCTGAGGTTCTACCATTGAACTATGCCCGCCTAACCACTCTTTCCAACCCAGACCCAGGGCCTCGATCGGCTTATCTGGTGGAGGGGGAAGGATTCGAACCTTCGAAGCTTTCGCGGCAGATTTACAGTCTGCTCCCTTTGGCCACTCGGGAACCCCTCCAGATGGCGGCCCATTCTACCGCCTGCCAAAGCCATGTCAAGCGCTTATTTATCAGCCACTTGTCAAAAGAGCGCATCGAAAACGACTGCTCCTTGGCTTCGGAACGCGCTGCATTGTGTCAAAGCAGCATGGAGAATGCAAGGCCAGCCCGGATTTTTTCAAGACCGGCAGGTGCGGGCACACGCGGCGCTCCCGACATGCGGCCGGCCCGCTCAGCCGCGGTCAACGGGAAACAAGCCTCCAGGCCGCCGTAGACCATGTCGGGCCAGACGGCATGGGGAGAATGTACACCACGCGCCACGACCCGAGCATCACCGCCGGTCAACAGCATGGGCAAGGCGACGCCTTCACGGTCGCAAACCTCGGCGTAGATTCGATTTACGGCGCTGACGGCAGCCAGATAGATGCCGTGATTAACAGCTTCGACGGTACGGCGGCCCGGCAGCAGGAGCTCCTCAGCTTCGCTATCGGGGTCGATGGCTACATTGCGCGTGCCTAGCTGGAGGCTCTCCTTCATCAAGCGCAGGCCCGGCAGTATATAACCGCCTAGATGGCGTCCGCCGGGTAGTACGAAATCTATGGTAATGGCGCTTCCACAATCTACGGCGCAGCAGCCACCTGCCAACTGGTAGCCGGCCAGCACGCCCAACCAGCGGTCTACGCCGAGCCGGTGAGGCTCTTCGTAACCATTTACGACCCCCAACGCTTCCGGTACCGAACGCGCCACATGGACGCTGCGCACCCGACTCTGCAATAGCGTCACTGTCTGTTCTAGTACCGCTTGTCGAGCGACACTGGAGATACGCACGGCCTCGACCACGTCCAGATCTGGGATATCCGAGCCGGGCTTCCACTCCTCACGGGTCCAGACGGCACCGCGCGAGCGAATCTCGCTGCTGTCGGCATCCTTCAACCGCCACTTGGAAAGCGTATTGCCGATGTCCAGGTCAAGGATCATGTACGCCCACGCACGCTGATCTCCCCTCCCCCCAGGCGCTCGCGCCTCTCACCATGACGCACCCATAGATTGCCCGACTCATCCACCGTCTCGGCCGTTGCCTCTATGCGCTGCTGTCCTCTCTGAACCTCCACCAAGCAGCCCTGGAAAGCGTGCCGCTCGTTCCATTCGTTCTGCCAGGCAGCAAAGCCAGCCGACTCGTAGCCTGCCAGTAGCGGCATCAGTTCGTCCAGCAATTCCGCGGCCAGCCGGTTTCGCGAAAGTGAGGGAACCTGATCGGCCACCGCCGCCACGCGCTGCTCGATACGCTCGCGGAAACTCGCAGGAAGATCAAAATTGATTCCCATGCCTACCACGACCTCGCAGGGCCCCGTCGTATCACCGCTGATTTCGACCAGAATACCGGCCAGCTTGCCCAGGCGCCCCTCACCATCTTCAAGCAGCACGTCATTGGGCCATTTCAGCTTGGGGACCACGCCGTGGCGTTCCAGTACTCGGGCCAGGGCCACGCCCACCGCCAGGCTAAGACCCTCCAGGGCTGTAATGCCAGACTCGAAACGCCAACCAATCGACAACATGAGAGCCCTCCCCCAGGGAGTCGACCAGACGCGCCCACGGCGGCCTCGTCCAGCGCTCTGCTGTTCCACGAGGCATACCTCGCCGTGTCCGGCGCCTTGTGCGAAACGCTTGCGAATGAATTCGTTGCTGGACGGTAGCGTTTCTTCGACGAACAACCTGACAAGATGCTGACGCCCTTGCCGTGATAGGCCGGCCACAATCATGCCGCCATCCAGTAGCTCCAGTGGCCTGGACAGACGATAGCCCTGACCCTTGACCGCCTCGAGGGGGATGTCCATCGCCTCGAGCTTCTTCAGTTGCTTCCAGACCGCGGTGCGGGATACACCCAGCCGTTCTCCCAATTGCTCGCCGGAGTGGAAGTCCCCGTCACTCAGCAGCCGAATGAGGTCACCAATGGTCATGCCCTGTGCCCTACCCAGGAAAAGATTCATTCTAGCGAACTGCCGCTTCCGCGGAAACGCATTGATCGGATAAAGAAAAACCCCGAGCACTGTCGTACTCGGGGTTTTGGGATAGATGCCTGACGACCCGGGCGGCGCTCCGCGATTCTCCATGGGAGGCCCCTAAACGACGAAACCCAGCCTCTTTCGAAGCTGGGTTTCTGAAGAGATGCCTGACGATGACCTACTCTCGCATGGGGAGACCCCACACTACCATCGGCGCTGAGCGGTTTCACTGCTGAGTTCGGCATGGGATCAGGTGGTTCCCACTCGCTATGGTCGTCAGGCGAAAACGGTTGGAATCATGCTGAGCGATACGTCTCGCCGGGGCGTGCCCGGGCGTATCCGTCAATTTTCGTGCGCAATGCGCAGACCCCTTGGGGTTATATGGTCAAGCCTCACGGGCCATTAGTACCGGTTAGCTCAACGCCTCGCAGCGCTTCCACACCCGGCCTATCAACCAGCTGGTCTCGCTGGGCCCTTCAGGAGGCTCGAGGCCTCGGGGATGTCTCATCTTGAAGGGGGCTTCCCGCTTAGATGCTTTCAGCGGTTATCCCGTCCGCACGTAGCTACCCGGCAATGCCACTGGCGTGACAACCGGAACACCAGAGGTGCGTCCACTCCGGTCCTCTCGTACTAGGAGCAGCTCTTCTCAAACATCCAACGCCCACGGCAGATAGGGACCGAACTGTCTCACGACGTTCTAAACCCAGCTCGCGTACCACTTTAAATGGCGAACAGCCATACCCTTGGGACCGACTTCAGCCCAGGATGTGATGAGCCGACATCGAGGTGCCAAACACCGCCGTCGATGTGAACTCTTGGGCGGTATCAGCCTGTTATCCCCGGAGTACCTTTTATCCGTTGAGCGATGGCCCTTCCATACAGAACCACCGGATCACTAGAACCTACTTTCGTACCTGCTCGACGTGTCTGTCTCGCAGTCAAGCACCCTTATGCTCTTGCACTCAATGCACGATTTCCGACCGTGCTGAGGGTACCTTCGTGCTCCTCCGTTACTCTTTGGGAGGAGACCGCCCCAGTCAAACTACCCACCACACACTGTCCTCGATCCGGATCACGGACCTGAGTTAGAACGCCAATGATGCCAGGCTGGTATTTCAAGGGTGGCTCCGCCCGAACTGGCGTCCGGGTTTCCTAGCCTCCCAGCTATCCTACACAAGCAACATCAGCGTCCAGTGTGAAGCTATAGTAAAGGTTCACGGGGTCTTTCCGTCTAGCCGCGGGTACACAGCATCTTCACTGCGATTTCAATTTCACTGAGTCTCGGGTGGAGACAGCGTGGCCATCATTACGCCATTCGTGCAGGTCGGAACTTACCCGACAAGGAATTTCGCTACCTTAGGACCGTTATAGTTACGGCCGCCGTTTACCGGGGCTTCGATCAAGAGCTTCGCCCGAGGGCTAACACCATCACTTAACCTTCCGGCACCGGGCAGGCGTCACACCCTATACGTCCGCTTGCGCGTTTGCAGAGTGCTGTGTTTTTAATAAACAGTTGCAGCCACCTGGTATCTTCGACCGGTTCGAGCTCCAGCAGCAAGTGCCTTCACCCTACGCCGGCGTGCCTTCTCCCGAAGTTACGGCACCATTTTGCCTAGTTCCTTCACCCGAGTTCTCTCAAGCGCCTTGGTATTCTCTACCTGACCACCTGTGTCGGTTTGGGGTACGGTCCCACTGTATCTGAAGCTTAGAGGCTTTTCCTGGAAGCGTGGCATCGATGACTTCCACCCCGTGGGGTGTTCGTCTCGCCTCTCGGCCTTGGGGATCCGGATTTGCCTGAACCCCCAGCCTACTGGCTTTCACCAGGACAACCAACGCCTGGCTCACCTAGCCTTCTTCGTCCCCCCATCGCAATACAGTGAGGTACGGGAATATTGACCCGTTTCCCATCGACTACGCCTTTCGGCCTCGCCTTAGGGGCCGACTCACTCTGCTCCGATTAGCGTCGAACAGAAACCCTTGGTCTTCCGGCGGGGGAGTTTTTCACTCCCCTTGTCGTTACTCATGTCAGCATTCGCACTCGTGATACCTCCAGCAGACTTCTCAATCCACCTTCATCGGCTTACACGACGCTCCTCTACCGCTTGCCATTCGGCAAGCCCGTAGCTTCGGTACCTGGTTTAGCCCCGTTACATCTTCCGCGCAGGCCGACTCGACTAGTGAGCTATTACGCTTTCTTTAAAGGATGGCTGCTTCTAAGCCAACCTCCTAGCTGTCTGAGCCTTCCCACATCGTTTCCCACTTAACCAGGATTTCGGGACCTTAGCTGACGGTCTGGGTTGTTTCCCTTTTCACGACGGACGTTAGCACCCGCCGTGTGTCTCCCACGCTCGCACTCACCGGTATTCGGAGTTTGCCTCGGGTTGGTAAGCCGGGATGGCCCCCTAGCCGAAACAGTGCTCTACCCCGATGGTGATACGTGAGGCGCTACCTAAATAGCTTTCGAGGAGAACCAGCTATCTCCGGGCTTGATTAGCCTTTCACTCCGATCCACAAGTCATCCAAATCTTTTTCAACAGATCCTGGTTCGGTCCTCCAGTTGATGTTACTCAACCTTCAACCTGCTCATGGATAGATCGCCCGGTTTCGGGTCTATTTCCAGCGACTGGTCGCCCAGTTAAGACTCGCTTTCGCTACGCCTCCCTATTCGGTTAAGCTCGCCACTGAAAATAAGTCGCTGACCCATTATACAAAAGGTACGCGGTCACCGAACAAGTCGGCTCCCACTGCTTGTACGCATACGGTTTCAGGATCTATTTCACTCCCCTCGCCGGGGTTCTTTTCGCCTTTCCCTCACGGTACTGGTTCACTATCGGTCAGCCAGGAGTATTTAGCCTTGGAGGATGGTCCCCCCATGTTCAGTCAAGGTTTCTCGTGCCCCGACCTACTCGTTTTCACGCCACTCGGATTTCGGCTACGGGACTATCACCCGCTATGGTCAGGCTTCCCAGCCTGTTCGCCT encodes:
- the rplA gene encoding 50S ribosomal protein L1, with protein sequence MAKLSKRAQMIREKVDASKAYSLEEAVALLAELSTVKFKESLDVAINLGVDPRKSDQVVRGATVMPNGTGKDVRVAVFTQGANADAAKEAGADIVGMDDLAEQVKKGQLDFDVVIASPDAMRVVGQLGQILGPRGLMPNPKVGTVTPDVATAVKNAKAGQVRFRTDKNGIIHTTLGKVDFDADAIRGNLEALVADLKRLKPSTSKGIYFKKVTLSTTMGPGVTLDHSAFA
- the rplJ gene encoding 50S ribosomal protein L10, producing MPLALEGKKAIVAEVSEAAKSALSVVVADSRGVTVEKMTGLRKQARENGVQLRVVRNTLARRALSGTQWECLNESFVGPTLLAFSTDHPGAAARLFKDFAKQDQNFEVKALAYEGELIPASDIDRLATLPTYDEAIAKLMSVMKEASAGKLVRTLAALRDQKQEEAA
- the rpoB gene encoding DNA-directed RNA polymerase subunit beta; its protein translation is MAYSYTEKKRIRKDFGKLPQVMDVPYLLAIQLDSYYDFLQQDRSADERLEVGLHAAFKSVFPIESFSGNAALEYVSYRFGTPAFDVKECQLRGVTYSAPLRVKVRLIIYDRDSSNKAIKDIKEQEVYMGEIPLMTENGTFVVNGTERVIVSQLHRSPGVFFDHDKGKSHSSGKLLYSARVIPYRGSWLDFEFDPKDNVFVRIDRRRKLPATVLLRALGMSAEEILGEFFDTSTFHIEKSGFSVELVPSRLRGETATFDIKDADGNLIVEEGRRITQKHIRQLEKAGLERLEVPMDYLFGKTLAKDQVDSNTGELICPCNSVITAELLEKIGQAGITKVETLYTNDLDCGPFVSETLRLDTTGSQLEALVEIYRMMRPGEPPTKEAAETLFHNLFFTEDRYDLSGVGRMKFNRRLRREGDTGSGVLDNRDILDVLKELIYIRNGFGEVDDIDHLGNRRIRCVGEMAENQFRVGLVRVERAVKERLSMAESEGLMPQDLINAKPVAAAVKEFFGSSQLSQFMDQNNPLSEVTHKRRVSALGPGGLTRERAGFEVRDVHATHYGRLCPIETPEGPNIGLINSLATYSHTNSYGFLETPYRKVVDRQVTDEVVHLSAIEEGDFIIAQASATVDESNKLVDDLVQVRHKGETTFMRPEQVTLMDVSPRQVVSVAAALIPFLEHDDANRALMGSNMQRQAVPTLRAEKPLVGTGMERFVARDSGVCAVARRGGVIDSVDAKRIVVRINEDEIIGGEAGVDIYNLTKYVRSNQNTCMNQRPIVRPGDVVARGDILADGPSVDMGDLALGQNMRIAFMPWNGYNFEDSILLSERVVQEDRFTTIHIQELTCVSRDTKLGPEEITSDIPNVGESALSKLDEAGVVYIGAEVGPGDILVGKVTPKGETQLTPEEKLLRAIFGEKASDVKDTSLRAPTGMKGTVIDVQVFTRDGVEKDSRALAIEQMQLDEVRKDLQETYRIAEDATFERLKRTLAGQPVNGGPKLKKGDVLSDSYLEELPRQQWFKLRLQDESLNELLAQADEQLENRRKEMEERFEDKKRKLTQGDDLAPGVLKIVKVYMAVKRRIQPGDKMAGRHGNKGVISAIMPVEDMPFDDNGVSVDIVLNPLGVPSRMNVGQILETHLGLAAQGLGVKIDALLRDARAQQVGEIREFLGKIYNTEGTRQEDLDSLSDDEVIALAKNLRGGVPMASPVFDGAAEGEIKHLLRLADLPDSGQMALYDGRTGDAFDRPVTVGYMYMLKLNHLVDDKMHARSTGSYSLVTQQPLGGKAQFGGQRFGEMEVWALEAYGAAYTLQEMLTVKSDDVEGRTKMYKSIVDGDHTMHAGMPESFNVLVKEIRSLGIDIELES
- the rplK gene encoding 50S ribosomal protein L11, which codes for MAKKVQAYIKLQVAAGKANPSPPVGPALGQHGVNIMEFCKAFNAATQDIEPGLPTPVVITVYSDRSFTFITKTPPAAVLLKKAAGIKSGSGEPNKKKVGTVTREQLEEIAKTKEPDLTAADLDAAVRTIAGSARSMGLNVEGL
- the rplL gene encoding 50S ribosomal protein L7/L12, coding for MALTKEDIINAVADMSVMEVVELIEAMEEKFGVSAAAAVVAGPGAGGDAAAVEEQTEFDLVLTSAGEKKVNVIKAVRELTGLGLKEAKGAVDGAPATIKEAMPKEEAEAAKKKLEEAGATVELK